A single window of Pseudomonas benzenivorans DNA harbors:
- the ftsW gene encoding putative lipid II flippase FtsW — MIAQLLAAPSPLHSRRGIDLDFPLLAGCLALLGLGLVMITSASSEVAASLSGNPLYHMVRHLIYVAIGIVAALVTLLVPMAQWQRFSGRLLLLAVVLLILVLLPGIGREVNGASRWIGFGLFNLQPSELAKLFTVMFIAAYLVRRQAEVREKLMGFLKPLLVLGPIAVLLLAEPDFGATVVLVGASIAMLFLGGVNLLRFIPLAAGVLGAGVLVMTSQAYRLERLTNFVDPWADQYGAGYQLSQALIAFGRGEWFGVGLGNSIQKQFYLPEAHTDFVFAVLAEELGMVGALATVALFVFVSVRALYIGLWAEKAQQFFSAYVAYGLAFLWIGQVLINIGVNVGLLPTKGLTLPFLSYGGSSLVICCVSLALLLRIEWERRTHLGSEDVEFSEADFAEADSPEAGSPGEVVHGR, encoded by the coding sequence ATGATCGCGCAGCTGCTCGCCGCCCCCTCGCCGCTGCACAGCCGCCGCGGCATCGACCTGGACTTCCCGTTGCTAGCCGGCTGCCTGGCGCTGCTGGGCCTGGGCCTGGTGATGATCACCTCGGCGTCTTCGGAAGTGGCAGCGTCGCTGTCAGGCAATCCGCTGTATCACATGGTTCGCCACCTGATCTACGTAGCGATCGGCATTGTCGCCGCGCTCGTGACCCTGCTGGTGCCGATGGCCCAGTGGCAGCGCTTCAGCGGCCGTCTGCTGCTGCTGGCGGTGGTCCTGCTGATCCTGGTGCTGTTGCCTGGCATCGGCCGTGAGGTCAATGGCGCCAGCCGCTGGATCGGCTTCGGTCTGTTCAACCTGCAGCCCTCGGAGCTGGCCAAGCTGTTCACCGTCATGTTCATCGCCGCCTATCTGGTGCGCCGCCAGGCCGAGGTGCGGGAGAAGCTCATGGGCTTCCTCAAGCCCCTGCTGGTGCTGGGACCGATCGCCGTGCTGCTGTTGGCCGAGCCGGACTTCGGCGCCACCGTGGTGCTGGTGGGGGCGTCGATCGCCATGCTGTTCCTCGGTGGGGTCAACCTGTTGCGCTTCATTCCGCTGGCCGCCGGTGTGCTCGGTGCGGGTGTGCTGGTGATGACCAGCCAGGCCTACCGCCTGGAGCGCCTGACCAACTTCGTCGACCCCTGGGCCGACCAGTACGGCGCCGGCTATCAGCTGAGTCAGGCGCTGATCGCCTTCGGCCGTGGCGAGTGGTTCGGTGTCGGCCTGGGCAACAGCATCCAGAAGCAGTTTTACCTGCCGGAGGCGCATACCGACTTCGTCTTTGCCGTACTCGCCGAGGAGCTGGGTATGGTCGGCGCCCTGGCGACCGTGGCGCTGTTCGTTTTCGTCAGCGTGCGCGCGCTCTACATCGGCCTGTGGGCGGAGAAGGCCCAGCAGTTCTTCTCGGCCTACGTGGCCTACGGCCTGGCCTTCCTGTGGATTGGCCAGGTGCTGATCAATATCGGCGTGAATGTCGGCCTGCTGCCGACCAAGGGCCTGACCCTGCCGTTCCTCAGCTATGGCGGCAGCTCCCTGGTGATCTGCTGTGTCAGCCTGGCGCTGCTGCTGCGCATCGAGTGGGAGCGGCGCACCCACCTGGGCAGCGAGGACGTCGAGTTCAGCGAGGCGGACTTCGCCGAGGCGGACTCTCCCGAGGCGGGCTCTCCCGGGGAGGTGGTCCATGGCCGGTAA
- the murG gene encoding undecaprenyldiphospho-muramoylpentapeptide beta-N-acetylglucosaminyltransferase, giving the protein MAGNVLIMAGGTGGHVFPALACAREFQARGYRVHWLGTPRGIENELVPAAGLPLHLINVSGLRGKGKLSLLKAPFQLLKALWQARKVVRELEPVCVLGMGGYVTGPGGLAARLAGTPLIIHEQNAVAGTANRSLVPFASRVCEAFPDTFGHSAKRRTTGNPVREELFLETPRVSLRGRRPRLLILGGSLGAEPLNKLLPEALAQLSAELRPEVFHQAGKQHAEVTGERYRQAGVEAQVAPFITDMAKAYAWADLVVCRAGALTVSELAAAGLPSFLLPLPHAIDDHQTQNAGYLAREGAAVLLPQRTTDAAALAAQLTEVLMHPERLNDMARTARRLAKPDATRSVVEICLEVARG; this is encoded by the coding sequence ATGGCCGGTAACGTGCTGATCATGGCTGGCGGCACCGGCGGCCACGTGTTTCCGGCGCTGGCCTGCGCCCGCGAATTCCAGGCGCGCGGCTATCGCGTGCACTGGCTGGGCACGCCGCGCGGCATCGAGAACGAACTGGTGCCGGCGGCCGGTCTGCCCTTGCACCTGATCAACGTCAGCGGCCTGCGCGGCAAAGGCAAGCTGTCTCTGCTCAAGGCGCCGTTCCAGCTGCTCAAGGCGCTGTGGCAGGCGCGCAAGGTGGTGCGCGAGCTCGAGCCGGTGTGTGTGTTGGGCATGGGCGGCTATGTCACCGGTCCCGGCGGACTGGCGGCCAGGCTGGCCGGTACGCCGCTGATCATCCATGAACAGAACGCCGTGGCCGGCACCGCCAACCGCAGCCTGGTGCCCTTTGCCAGCCGGGTCTGCGAGGCCTTCCCGGATACCTTCGGCCACAGCGCCAAGCGCCGTACCACGGGCAACCCGGTGCGCGAGGAACTGTTCCTGGAGACGCCGCGGGTGTCCCTGCGCGGGCGCCGGCCGCGCCTGTTGATCCTCGGCGGCAGCCTGGGGGCCGAGCCGCTGAACAAGCTGCTGCCCGAGGCGCTGGCGCAGCTGTCCGCCGAGCTGCGCCCGGAGGTGTTTCACCAGGCCGGCAAGCAACATGCCGAGGTCACCGGGGAACGCTATCGCCAGGCTGGCGTCGAAGCGCAGGTCGCGCCCTTTATCACCGACATGGCCAAGGCCTATGCCTGGGCCGACCTGGTGGTGTGCCGCGCCGGCGCCCTGACCGTCAGCGAGCTGGCCGCCGCCGGGTTGCCTTCGTTCCTGCTGCCGCTGCCCCATGCCATCGACGATCACCAGACGCAGAACGCCGGTTACCTCGCCCGTGAAGGCGCCGCCGTGCTTCTGCCTCAACGTACCACTGACGCCGCCGCGCTGGCCGCGCAGCTGACCGAGGTTCTGATGCACCCCGAACGATTGAACGACATGGCGCGCACCGCGCGCCGCCTGGCCAAGCCTGATGCCACCCGCAGCGTGGTCGAGATTTGCCTGGAGGTGGCCCGTGGTTGA
- the murD gene encoding UDP-N-acetylmuramoyl-L-alanine--D-glutamate ligase, translating into MSLIASDQFRIVVGLGKSGMSLVRFLARQGMRFAVADTRANPPELATLREQFPQVEVRCGELDVEFLCRASELLVSPGLAVATPALQAAAARGVKLSGDIDLFARHAKAPIVAITGSNAKSTVTTLVGQMAAAAGKRVAVGGNLGTPALDLLSDQVELYVLELSSFQLETTEQLNAEVATCLNISEDHMDRYASLATYHLAKHRIFRGARQVVVNRDDPLSRPLIADQVPCWTFGLGKPDFKRFGLIEEGGEKYLGYQFEALLPTAELKIRGAHNQSNALAALALGHAVGLPMAAMLEALKAFTGLAHRCQWVRERREVNYYDDSKATNVGAALAAIEGLGADIAGKLLLIAGGDGKGADFSALAAPVARHCRAVVLLGRDAERLAAALGERVPRIRVASLDEAVQRCAELAQPGDAVLLSPACASLDMFKNFEERGRLFAQAVEGLPL; encoded by the coding sequence GTGTCGTTGATCGCTTCCGACCAGTTCCGCATCGTTGTCGGCCTCGGCAAGAGCGGCATGTCCCTGGTGCGCTTCCTGGCGCGGCAGGGCATGCGCTTTGCCGTGGCCGATACACGGGCGAACCCGCCGGAACTGGCCACCCTGCGTGAGCAGTTTCCGCAGGTGGAAGTGCGCTGCGGCGAGCTGGACGTGGAGTTCCTCTGCCGCGCCAGCGAACTGCTGGTCAGCCCGGGCCTGGCTGTCGCCACCCCGGCGCTGCAGGCGGCGGCTGCCCGTGGCGTGAAGCTGTCCGGCGACATCGATCTGTTCGCCCGCCATGCCAAGGCGCCGATCGTCGCCATCACCGGCTCCAACGCCAAGAGCACGGTGACCACCCTGGTCGGTCAGATGGCGGCGGCGGCGGGCAAGCGCGTCGCAGTCGGCGGCAACCTCGGCACCCCGGCCCTGGACCTGCTGAGCGACCAGGTCGAGTTGTACGTGCTCGAGCTGTCGAGCTTCCAGCTGGAGACCACCGAGCAACTCAACGCCGAGGTGGCCACCTGCCTGAACATCAGCGAAGACCACATGGACCGCTACGCCTCGCTGGCCACCTATCACCTGGCCAAGCACCGCATCTTTCGCGGTGCCCGTCAGGTGGTGGTGAATCGCGATGATCCCCTGTCGCGGCCGCTGATCGCCGACCAGGTGCCGTGCTGGACCTTTGGCCTGGGCAAGCCCGACTTCAAGCGCTTCGGCCTGATCGAGGAGGGCGGCGAGAAGTACCTGGGCTACCAGTTCGAGGCGTTGTTGCCGACCGCCGAGCTGAAGATCCGCGGCGCCCACAACCAGTCCAACGCCCTGGCCGCGCTGGCCCTGGGCCATGCCGTCGGCCTGCCGATGGCGGCGATGCTCGAGGCCCTCAAGGCCTTCACCGGCCTGGCCCACCGCTGTCAGTGGGTGCGCGAGCGGCGTGAGGTGAACTACTACGACGACTCCAAGGCGACCAACGTCGGCGCCGCCCTGGCGGCCATCGAAGGGCTCGGCGCGGACATCGCCGGCAAGCTGCTGCTGATCGCCGGTGGCGACGGCAAGGGAGCGGACTTCTCCGCCCTGGCCGCGCCTGTGGCGCGCCACTGCCGCGCGGTGGTGCTGCTCGGACGCGACGCCGAGCGCCTGGCCGCCGCCCTCGGCGAGCGGGTGCCGCGGATTCGCGTCGCCAGCCTCGACGAGGCGGTGCAGCGCTGCGCCGAGCTGGCCCAGCCCGGCGATGCGGTGCTGCTGTCGCCGGCCTGCGCCAGCCTAGACATGTTCAAGAACTTCGAAGAGCGCGGGCGTCTGTTCGCCCAAGCGGTGGAGGGCTTGCCGCTATGA